The following proteins are encoded in a genomic region of Dendropsophus ebraccatus isolate aDenEbr1 unplaced genomic scaffold, aDenEbr1.pat pat_scaffold_1152_ctg1, whole genome shotgun sequence:
- the LOC138774958 gene encoding MAGUK p55 subfamily member 4-like → MYGTSVDTVKEVLDAGKICVIDLEPQGITGARNHELKPYIIFIKPPSRNCMRQTRRNSSILTDYYVNLKYKEEDFQDIEEAAKKIEDQFSQFIDQVLVNDDLQSATVQLLSIARRAQDEPQWIPASWICSD, encoded by the exons ATGTATGGTACCAGTGTGGACACAGTAAAAGAAGTACTGGATGCTGGGAAAATATGTGTAATTGACTTGGAGCCACAG GGTATTACAGGAGCTCGAAACCATGAACTTAAACCATACATAATATTTATTAAACCACCAAGCCGAAACTGTATGAGGCAGACAAGAAGAAACTCCAGCATTCTCACCGATTACTATGTGAACCTGAAGTATAAG GAAGAAGACTTTCAGGATATAGAAGAAGCAGCAAAGAAGATTGAAGACCAATTTAGCCAATTTATTGACCAAGTGTTGGTGAATGATGATCTGCAGTCTGCTACAGTCCAGCTCCTGTCCATCGCCCGTCGTGCTCAGGATGAGCCACAATGGATTCCAGCATCTTGGATCTGCTCAGACTAA